A single window of Dermacentor albipictus isolate Rhodes 1998 colony chromosome 1, USDA_Dalb.pri_finalv2, whole genome shotgun sequence DNA harbors:
- the LOC135911233 gene encoding zinc finger protein 391-like, producing MAWHKCGACGKRFAFLKSLEEHQRTHSTGSPPPEAFECELCALKFSVLSEYRSHTSQHHCGQTSPDGCAAGDRSYALDEEDTDGQYSETPLKGFECQGCTKKFATAFSRERHYQRKHATTPCSQERRRYHIKDYKVGRSLVIARTVR from the coding sequence ATGGCTTGGCACAAGTGTGGTGCATGTGGAAAGCGCTTTGCTTTTCTCAAGAGCCTGGAAGAACACCAGCGCACACACTCCACAGGCAGCCCTCCTCCTGAAGCCTTTGAGTGTGAGCTGTGTGCACTCAAGTTCAGTGTTCTTTCTGAATATCGATCCCACACCAGCCAGCACCACTGTGGCCAGACATCACCAGATGGTTGCGCAGCTGGGGATCGGTCATATGCACTTGACGAGGAGGACACCGATGGTCAGTACTCAGAGACACCGCTGAAAGGCTTTGAATGCCAAGGATGCACCAAGAAGTTTGCCACAGCATTTTCGCGTGAGCGGCACTATCAGCGCAAGCATGCCACCACACCATGTTCCCAGGAGCGACGCCGCTACCACATCAAAGACTACAAGGTTGGCCGTAGCCTTGTCATTGCAAGAACAGTACGGTAG